The Carassius auratus strain Wakin chromosome 7, ASM336829v1, whole genome shotgun sequence genome contains the following window.
GTTGGACACAAAAgccattttacaataaaatgatttgttttctaTCCCGAAGTTTTCGCTGATGGACACTAACTTCCGGAATCGTTCTTCTTCGTTGCAGTTTGCCTGATGTTTACATGATGCGCCGGGACCTCAACGGCGCCTCTTCCGGAAGGGAACGTAAACCAACCTATGAAACCAACGcatgtttcatgttttattctcgaTCAAAATAAAGTGAGATGTCACATTTATCAACTGAAAGAACGACTTTATCTTGAAATTCAAGGCAGAACATTTAATCACACTTGCATGTTTTGTTTACCTTcgttttaactttatttacataaataaatacataatacatttacataataaataaatatttattattgtcagATTGTGAAAACTTTTTGTGTTTTGGGGACATGCTAGCATGCTGCTAGTCGGTGccactaattatgagacaatatGAACCAGCACCTTGGAAATGATTGAAGCATAAAATCAGCCACATATTATGTTTACATTCATATCAAGGCTATAAAATGTGTCATTATACTAAATCTAATGTCTGATATCACAAATAAGAATTAATGATTTGTAAACTGTACTTGGCATGGCTTTTCAAGCATTGGTCCTTGTCTTCaactttatttttacaaaatgcatttgtatgttttcattcatttactgtacaaaaaaataataatttattaattcaatttattaATACATGTAGGCCTAGTCTACTTTGCTTGCTTACAGAAGACACCACATGTGGGCTTCGGTTGAGCTTGAATGAGACTCTATATTACATATAACAAGCCTGTTTTTACAGTCTATAACATTATCTCAAAATGCAACTAAATTCTATGCCAGTAGAGGGAGCCACAATCTTACAAAAAAGTTCTTGTTATTCAAGGCAAGGTTATCCTGCAAGGACATTAAAGTATATTCTGCTGTTTTTTAGGCCCACACATATGTACTTTACATCAGTATTTTGTGGAAGTACCATGCAGTCAACAATATCAAGAATAAAATATCTCGTCAGTTTTGAATTGTGtctttttttatggtttgttcTGGAAATGAaagatgaacagctgctgcttatatttaaaaaaaattggatcAGTTACGTTTTTCTGTAGAAAAACTATGTAACCACGTTTAGCATATCCTTTATTTCAAAAGTTATTTAATCATTATGTACTCTTTCAGAAAGAACAAATAGTTATATATTCATGAAATACTAAAAAAGgtaaacaaaatgtgtttacaGTGCATTCTAGATTATGCTAGTATATACTGTATTAACTAAAGTTTTAAACAATAATTACAGAGCAAGGTCATCACAGacacatggaaaaataaatacattcaagtTGAACCATTATGGTTGATCTTACAACAATCTTCAACATTTGGAGTGATTTTGTTTCCAGTCTATAACACTACATTTGTCCAGTGACTGTGTCCAGTGTGCAGGTTGCTTTCACTGGACTTTTTCTAAAAGTCTGGCCCTGTGCTCTGGTTCAAAGCAGAACTGATTTTAAACCGTCTTCTGTTTCTTGACCTCTGGGTCGTTTCCTTACAACATTCACAGGGGATTGTTCAGTCCTCATCTTTTGTTGAAACTGGGACTCTGGATCACAATTTGGGAGATCTTTCCAAAAGGGTCCATGCTGTCTATTTCAAGGCCCAACTGATGGTCCTGTTCAGGGTCCACAGAAAAATGCTGCTCCCCTGAAAGGTGGTTGGTAGGTTCCTGAGAAAGTGTGTTGACCATGGGCAGAAACTGGGATGCAGCATTCCCGTTGTTACTGTTCAACTTGCTTTTTGCGCCACCCAAATTCACAAGGGCTCCGTGTTTGCTTGAGATGTAGATGTTGTAGCCGTCCGGCATGATGCGTTCCAAAAAAGAGCAGTCATCCTTTGTGTAAGTGTGCTGCAAACAAATGCAACAGCATGAAAACTCACAAAGTTATGCAAAGAACCACAATATGGATATCTCATCAACCTGCCCTGCCCTGCATGTGTTTTAAGTTTTTTGATAGCTGTTTGCTCACCACATAGAGAGGTCAAGGTTGTTATTGCTGTTTCTTTTCAATGAGGGTTTTAGCTATGCAAACATACCCCGCCGTGGGCAAAGGTTGATGCAGTGACTCCactcaaatcagcatatttgaccATTTTTGTGAGAATCATTTTGGCATGGTGTTCTGGTCATTCAAGTAAATTGAATAGTGAAGTACTCCTAAAGTCATATTTTCACTATTCATAATTTGTGATCAGTTGTTTAAATTGGCTTGGCAGCTGTTATAAATATCAGTTCAGTATCTAAGAGTGAAGGACAGATATCTAGCACATTTACTCAAACGTTTATTCATTTTTGGAGTTAAATGCATGCTGATGACTGTTTTTCCTCCTgtccaaaaaaaataatgttcttgGTTATAACGTCAGATGGGAGTAATGAACCCATGACCAGAACACAATGTCAATAAAGCTAGATGTCTGTGGCGAAATCGGCTTGTCTATGCTTCCGCAGTCATAAAGGACATTGTGAGGTGACCTTAGCACAACAAGGTTATCTCTGATGAATGTGGGTGGTTTGTATTATAATTGGTGGCAGAGTGCCAAAGTTCCGCTCTCTAAGAATTTAATTATTGCAATAAGAATGCCACTGTTCTAAAAAGAGTTTTAGAAAGTGTCCAGACTTGTAGCCTCAGTTGACCTCTGTCAGTAAGACAATATAGACTACATGAACTCTACTATTTTTGAAATAATGGACATTATCTTATGAGCAGGAGTCTAAAGGCACCTACAAATAGCCTTAGACCCTCAACacaaattatttcagttaatatggTTCGTAAGGTAGGTATGATTATCAGTAGAATTGCTAATACAAGAAGATTGTACATTCTCTTGCGTCTGATTGTCAAACCTACCGATCCGTACAGTTTTCCCATTCTGTCCATGCAGAGGAATCTGGTGCTTGCAACACCTTTAATGGCAACACATCCTGTATCCACCGGTCGTATCTCAACCAAACCTTTaggaaacaaaacatgttttttattgaagtaagatttttattttgttgcgcTGAAATAAAAAGCTCTCAAATCTTAATTTAAACACTATTGGTCGAAAATTGGTTTGACATAAAAAGGATTATGGGAAGATGCACGATAACTTCATTTAACTTCCAGTCGCAGTTCTGGGCCTAATATTTGCATCAAATTGTGTAGCACCGAAAAAGCATAGTGCATGTTGCAGAATTATATAATGATGCATGACATCCACCAGTGAGGGAGtgagtcaaaataataataacaataacaacaataaccaataataatagtgCAATTCACAGAAAAGGTGACATAAGTTaactctttttaaataataataataataataataattttataaagttaacgaaaaccacaaataaataaaaaatcacaaaaaaaaacaaaaaaaacatactgattCAATTGTGCACCCACGTGCTGTTTTACTTGATGGTTACACGACTTGACATTTTTGTATAGGCCTAGCCTAATAATACACATATTTCAaatcaataaacatttcaaaaataaactTCTAAGGAATCGACATGTGtcttaaatgatattttaaaagacTTTCCCTCTTCAGATGGGAATCATTCCGGACATCCTTATTTGCCATTGACCCATATTACGTGAAGCGCTGATACGCGTATAGTAGCTATCTACATGACATGACTGTCACTTACTGTTCGAACTTTGCATGTACGATCCGCTTATTTCCCCGTCTGGGTTTATTTGCAGATGTAGACCGTGTCTGGCTGCGTACAGATGTCTGAGCCTGACTGCTTCTCCCCAGTCATTTGCCAAATGTGGACCAGAGTCAGGCAACGGGACGCTCTCCACGCCGATGCTACTTCCACAAACAGTGACAAAGAGTAAGAGGAGCATTATTAACTTTTATCTGTAGTAATTATAGGCTGTCTTGTTCTGATGTGAATCCTGCACACTCTGTCTCCTTTGTATTGCTCTGTTTTGGCGCAAGCTCTGCAGCTGACCTTTTAAATTGTCCTCTTATCAGATCAATCGATAAGCATTTCCCCTCTTTGGCAGTTCTGAGAACAGGGCAACACACCCCCGTTGGACATCCAACAGACGATGAAGACAGAATAAATGAGCAAAATTGATcctgttattatattattgtaatgcatctGTCATGCATACTCCGATTAACTTAACCATGTTCTCAGGGGCATTTCGAGGAGTAATCGTCAATCGAAGTGCActttcaaatgtatatatatatatatatatatatatatatatatatatatatatatatatatatatatatatatatatatatatatatatgcctacattTTTCATATCCATGTAAGAAATTTACAAACAGTTGATGACtatcaaataatttaaattaatcgttctaaaataaataaatattaatgatatgttgtggaaaaaaacTTTTAAGATGCTACAAAATACCATGGTAGATaacttctctccctctctctctctttctctcaaaaaTTCCattcaatgcttttttttcttttcttttcttttttttttgtgtgtgttttgaagattGCTTTTGCATTTTTAACATAGGCTATTCTTGAGTAATTCGAAAGGAGGGAGATAAATGTTCACCCATGGTTGATTCGGAAAAACCCCGTGAATCTGTTTAACTTAACACATGGGCACTCTGCAGAAGACTTAACCTACTATAACACATTTGccctgttttgtttatttatttattttgcgtcTTGTGTCTATTTTATGAATTGCTGAGGCAGCTGGATTTACATGGAAGTTAAAGAGTAATTCTGAGTAAATATTCCCATTCatgtataaatgttgaaaatgacCTATCCTTATATGTGCTTTTCATTGTAGACATAAGGTTgatcttgcataaaaaaaaatcttaattctgtttttttatctTAATCAATGTTGTTAGTTAGCCTTTATAAGGCTTTACGGATATGTGACAGTAAATCTCTGTGCAATACATTCTCACCAGACTGCTTTTGCAGGATTCTTGCAATTCCACTTCCCTGCAGTGATCGCTAGATGGCGCACTGTAGTCGCAGCACTTTGGCAATTTTGACGCTCCATACGATTTTTGGACTCGAATGACTCATTACAAACAAGATTCAAATAAACGGCACGTACTGAATGAAAAGCATtcctgataataataaaaaagtacttttaaTTCATTGTCATTTAAGAAGATCCATCAATATTGTTCATCATTGATTTCATCATTGTGGCAGTTCAGCACACATCACATTCCCAAGGGTTTACTCATTATTTCATGAtggataatatatatttaaaacaggtCATATCAAGCAAAGCCTAAACAAATCAGTTAATATCATACAAAACTAAATGAGAAATGAATGAATGGTTCATTTGTTCTGCTAAGTTAGCAAGTTACCCTTAAAGTGTCCATCATCTCATCATTTGTGTGACATTTATGTATTCATTACTGTTCATTACAATTATTCAGTGATGTCACATCACTTTGAAAGCTTGGCTTCTTGCTGTTTGTCAAAAATGTGCAGAGGAAGTGATGTAAATCTGAACGCTGGCCTATGCTGTCATTCAGTTTGGTGCCTCTGAACAGAAACACTATAGTAATTACAGAGGAAATCTCTAGTTCACGCACCAGTCCCAGGTCATTGATTGGACCGTCTGTATTATCTAATaatcacattcattcatgaaataTGCCAGATCGAACCAAACCCACTGTGCTGTGCAAGAAAATGATGTATAATTGATTTTGTAAAGCAGACCGAGTTGATCAAAGGTCCTTGTCTGGATATATTTTGTAATACTTCCACATTGCCTCTTAATGAACTCTATTCTGAACAAGCAAACAAGGGATGTTAAATCATGACAGAAGTATTGTAGGTACGATAACCCTTAAAGAGAGGCTGTGAACATGTTATTTTTGTGTCTCTCCTTCTCAGATGTGCAGAGTTGTGCATTTTGAGCTACGTGGGGAGATCCCCTGTTAAGCAAACAAGGATAATTACATGTAGTGTTGACTTTTGGGTCAATGCTGCTTTATGACGCACATA
Protein-coding sequences here:
- the fgf19 gene encoding fibroblast growth factor 19, which produces MLLLLFVTVCGSSIGVESVPLPDSGPHLANDWGEAVRLRHLYAARHGLHLQINPDGEISGSYMQSSNSLVEIRPVDTGCVAIKGVASTRFLCMDRMGKLYGSHTYTKDDCSFLERIMPDGYNIYISSKHGALVNLGGAKSKLNSNNGNAASQFLPMVNTLSQEPTNHLSGEQHFSVDPEQDHQLGLEIDSMDPFGKISQIVIQSPSFNKR